The proteins below are encoded in one region of Deltaproteobacteria bacterium:
- a CDS encoding transposase zinc-binding domain-containing protein: MEAFLECGIIEHGAVRVRCEHCGYDRLVAFSCKSRS; the protein is encoded by the coding sequence ATTGAGGCATTTTTAGAATGTGGCATTATTGAGCACGGTGCTGTTAGAGTTAGATGCGAGCATTGTGGTTATGACCGCTTGGTTGCCTTTAGTTGCAAGAGTAGATC